Within Anopheles ziemanni chromosome 2, idAnoZiCoDA_A2_x.2, whole genome shotgun sequence, the genomic segment GCGTCTGGACATCGACTACAGCAGTGGAGACCGTGAAAAGGTCGACATTTACGGAGACAATCTGCCGGCAGATGCGCCACTTTTCGTGTATATTCACGGCGGCTACTGGCAGATGCTGGAGAAGGAAACGTCCGCTTACCCTGCGAAACCACTGGTGGATCACGGCGTGCGAGTAATGATCGTAGGTTACGAGTTGTGTCCGAGTCTTACATTGGAGGAGCTGGTGCGACAGATCAAAGTGGCCGGAGAGTTTGTTTTAAACTATGCTACCGAAAATGGTGTAAAGTATGTGCAATGTCGTTCCGCTTCCGGTCCCGTACTcactttatttccatttttcagaCAAGTGGCCATAGCGGGTCATTCGGCCGGCGCCCATCTCATTGCCAGCATGGTCGATCAAGAGTTTATAAATGTCGTTGGAGAGGAATTTAATCTGCTCAGGGATGTGTTTCTGATTTCCGGTGTGTATAATGTCCAGGAGCTGCGCTACACCAATAGTGTCAACCGGGGCAATCTCCTCGGCATCACCAACAGCAATGCAAGGCAACTGTCGCCACTCTATGCCAACTACGATCATCTTCGATCGTCGGCTGATAGATTACG encodes:
- the LOC131283031 gene encoding kynurenine formamidase, translated to MDGSIDQPSQETIAVWENQYSPSQWSVRFPTASEVVDYHVKFVTNVSNQNRETLEPRLDIDYSSGDREKVDIYGDNLPADAPLFVYIHGGYWQMLEKETSAYPAKPLVDHGVRVMIVGYELCPSLTLEELVRQIKVAGEFVLNYATENGVKQVAIAGHSAGAHLIASMVDQEFINVVGEEFNLLRDVFLISGVYNVQELRYTNSVNRGNLLGITNSNARQLSPLYANYDHLRSSADRLRFHVYAGEHDSDVFRAMSTQMNDHLASFGLQSDLNILPNLDHFDIVENLSNEDHPLTKAILGGFGKL